The stretch of DNA TGAAATAAGAGAATAGAAAGAGTTAGATAGATTACTTTAGATATTATAAGTTGAATAATAACATAAGAGgcttcaaataaaataaaaaaacaggaAAGAATCGAAGTATGGTCTTAAAGGGACGTGTGTACAGTCAAAATTACCTGAACGACCTCATTTATATATGAAAATTGGGCTTCCATACAGACAGCAGGTTTGAAATAGGAATGGAGATATAATACCAATTGCATTTCGAATGGCCTGCTTTGTAGAGAACTATCGGCCTGCTATACAGACAGCAGGTAATATTAATAAAGGAACTAATGTAGGGGTCAGCAACCTTTTGTCGTTCGTGGGCTAAAATTAGGGGTTGCAAGTCTTCGGCAGGCCGCACATATTTCTATCAATATTTCTATAATTCtatctcaaaaaatttcatttgaatatttaggGCACCATTAAActctttgcacttagcatcaacttttctgcgttttgttgtcatttgtctaattataattaatttataggctcattaaacaaataattgtgaattatatacttgttaggtaataatataatttagtctacactggtcacacaataaattctgttacgtgaaAATATATtcgacaaaacagctgttttgttactataattcagtgatgcaccgcgggccggattatattactcgcCGGACCCgggggccgtaggttgccggcCCCTGGACTAATGTATGGTTTCAATTGCAATTTCACTCAGTAGAAAGCTATTGGGAAACCATGTAGACAGCAGTTTAGGAATATGGAATGGATATAATGGTCCCATTTTAATGGTCTCCACCTTAAAGGACTGACATAATGCAACATAAATATTATACTACACCAAAACCAGTAAGATTCTGTTCCctttaaaaaacataaaatatcaGTGGATTGCTATCATGGCCTCcgtttagagcaggggttctcaacctggggttcacgagaagatttccaggggtacttggatgacagttgAGTTTtcgtgtgtttttttttttttaatatccttcaACAAAGAAAGTAACTACAAGAGAAAAAATATGCCAATTGACTCAGCGTACATTAACCCTGAtcttgttgtgattgtgacgcaacaatgtgaaatgcaTGGCTTGGCAGTCGTTGCAGCAAATTgctagtcaatatatcacaatttagtttggtgtctgattactgAGGGGGGGggcgcgttgattgtttcgtgactcgggggggtacttaacagagaaaaggttgagaacccctggtttagagtAAAACACTTGACAAATAAACCAAAATAACATTACATAATCGGCATCATAAAACAACACAATATTTTAACTTAAAGGCACAAGTGGGGGTTCTATGGGCAggacattttcaaaattctcttgatatttcaatattgtttCATCTAAAAATCTATAGTCGTAAAATAATTGCTACAGACGGAATATAATGgagatatgaaaaaaaaaacagaatgcCTTATGAATTCGTATCCGTATACAGCGTAATCCCCtctttccaaaaaaaaaacggggctcccgaagtatgcgaaccaagatggcggacatcggaatgtaatatgtgtactaggttagggttaggccataattttagctataaatactacgggaggctcttggctagtcttcgaactgataataggactaaaataaggaaaattggaaaaaaattatcgcctaaccctaacctgttacccatgttacgttccgatgtccgccatcttggttcgcatacttcgggagcaccaaaaaaacaatataaatattgcaattACTTCCGCAAAAAGAAAgccaatttatttgaaactgCTGTTCGTGTATGATTACACCCCAAAAGTTTCAGCAACCTGGGATGCTTTGcataaaatttatgttttctATAAGATAAAtgacctgttttttttttttttgcggggGAGGGGGTTAGTCTGTATAACGcaagaatgatgtcgaaagagTGAAGATGATCATTCTACGTGATTTAGGAATCCTGCTGTAAACTAACACAAATTTTTTAGTTGGACTATGTTTGTCTGatgaagtctgacctcggtaagacgaaatgttacagaaatatatttgtgttagcaAAAAGCAAGACTCTTCAATCAATCGCTTAAATTACCTATATTTTAACATTCCGAAAATTCTAAATATATATCGAAAAAAGCACCGTTTATTGATATTCAAGAGTTGTTTCAGTTATTACAGTAAACTTTGTGTTAGTAAAAATGTTCTGTAACTTACCAAGACTGAGAAATAATCTTTCAATTCTAGAAAAATCCCAAATTTGAATAAGACATAACGAGAgcataattaaaatattattggtatatatatatatataaagtttattgtTGTATTGAAAAATCTGACCACCAGAGGCATTATACAGTTTTAGGGGCAAAAATAACGTCCTCCTCACCCTCGGAAGAAGACTCATCGTGGTAGACTTCTTGATAAACTCTGTCTTTATCAGCGAGCATAGAGTTTGACTCTGGTATAGGGACCTGATCGCTGTACTCAtctaaagttttatttatacGATGAAAACCTTGGTCTACTTTCGTGTAATCGTGTCTTTGGTAGTTTAATCTAACGACAAAGAATATACAGATTGCCATCGCGATTATTGCAACTCCTACAGTGATAATCAGCACCTTCGATATTCCGAATATGTAACCCTGGTCTTTAGTTGACCACACGATGCCGCCAACGCTTATTTCCATGCTCCCATTTTGGGGAGGATTTGGATTTTCGTTTGGTAAAATTGGGGTTTCCCCTTCTTTAAGAAGAGTGAAATTTTGTACCACAGCGTAATCAGATGTCACTTTCACGTCAAAACTTCTTGCAATATATCCATCTTTAGAAGCGGTTAATTTGTAATCTCCTGGCACTAGGAGGCGCCAAAAATCACCATCCTTAGCTGTTGTGACGTTATGTTTAATTCCATGAACTAAAATTACAGCGTTTGAAATCGGCACCCCCTTTGTGTCAAAAACGAATCCAGTCACCCCCTTGTGGACCTCGTCCATAAAATCAACAAGTGCGTTCCTATTGTCCTTCCAATAAGTTTCCAAATCTTTGTGCCAAGGGTATTTCATGCATCCTAATTCGAGAGTAATCTCAAAGCAATTCGTATTCACGTAATTCCAGTCTTGCATTCCGCCAGCGACCGAGTACCAATCCGCACCATTCGTGATTCCTTCGTCAAAAGTTTCCCCGGGAAATAAATCAACGCATGGTTTACCATTATGCATGGTTCGGTGCGCTTGCGAGTAAACTTTCGCAAGATGGATAAAGATATTGTCATCGGGGGACTTGCTGTAACCATGGTCTCCTCTTCGTTGGCCCCTATTTGGTAAATCGTCATACGGATAATTTGCTACAAGGGATCCTCCATGTAAATTAGCCGAAAGGACAAATGGGTACGATTTGAGCCATTTCATGATAGCTACAGTTTCAACTTCTGGGTCACGGATTCTGTTTGGATAATATTGATCTGGAAAATTACGATTCAGGTCGACTTTATTTGCGTTTTCACGGCCTTTTGTGCCCTCTATATCGCCCTCTTGTGCAATTTCAAACCCATCGGGGTTCATCGTAGGCATGATATGAATTCGCGTGTTGTCGACAATATCAGTCACCTTTTTATCATCACCATATCCATAACATAAATACGTtatcaaattcaataaaatctcgcGACCTACGACCTCATTTCCGTGCATGTTTCCTATATATTTGAACTCTGGTTCCCCGGGTTCATGAACCCCAGGATTGTCAGAAATTTCTAAAACCCAAAGCTCTCTTCCTTGCACAGACTCCCCAATACTGTAAAGTCTTGTAATCGAAGGAAACAGTTGCgaataaattgttaaaaattttgTCAGCGCTTCGTGGTCGTGATATTGGAACTCCAGTTGTGATTCTATGTTTCCAACTATATCGACAATTTCGTTCAGTTTGCTTTCCTCGTTAACTGGTTCCGTGGTGGCCGAACTAGGTGTGCTTATGTCTGGTGAAACAACGATCGTTTTTGTTTTTCCTTCATTATAGAGATCAGTATCTTCGTCGAGGGATACTGATATCATCTCTTCACCACTAGACGTAGTAGGGAGCACTTCAGAATTTTCTTCAAATGATGAATTCTCTTTATAGAGAGAAACGTTCATTCTACTTGGCGTTCCTTGTACCACAATCATAGGTATCGGTTCCGAGCTTTTATATCCTTCACGATGAAATTTTAAATCGTAAAAACCAGGGATAAGAAGGCGCCAAAAATCTCCATGTTCCGCTGTTGTTATGTTTTTCTCAATGCCTACAACTTCAACAATGACATTTTGTAGCTTTTCTCCTGTTTCACCATCAATTACGAACCCCCAAATACCGGATTTTATAAGCTCCACAAAACTTAGAAGAGCTTCTTTATTTTTCCCCCACTCCCGTTGCAACTCAGAGGCCATCGGATATTTACAGCATGTCAATTCCAAtgtaatttcaaaacaatttccTTGTAAGTAATTGAAATCTTCCATACCGCCTGGAACGTCATACCATTTAGCACCATTAGTAATGCCATTCTCAAACTGATCTGTCCCGCATTTTTGTCCAGGTTTACTCATTGTTAAATGTTTATCGGCGTAAGTACGCGCCATGTATCGGAAAAATATATCATCAGGAGCTTGGCTTTCATGTCTATAAGAATGATCTGCAGAGTCATCAAATGGGTAACTCGCTACTTCGCTACCAGCGTGAAAATTTGCTGAAAGCACGAAAAAGTTTTTCAGTATCCAATCAATCATTGCTGTCGTTTCGGGTTGGCGGCTTTGTTTCCGTTTTTTTGCACCAACTGGGGTGTCAAATTGATCTGGAAAATTGCGATTTAAATCAGCGGAATTTGCGTTCTCTCGTCCCTTATACCTCGACGTGCATGAACCTTCAATTGCCAACTCAAACCCATCAGGATTCAAAGAAGGCATGATGAATAGTCTTACATTATCCACAATATATTTCGTCCTGTCATCTGTTTCGTATTTCCCAAGTAGATGTTGGGCGAGATAGATCAAAATTTCCCTACCGATGGTTTCGTCGCCATGCATATTTCCCACTAACTTGACCTTTGGCCTTCCTGGGCTTTCTTGTACAACATTTTTAGAAATTTCTATGTACATTAGTTCACGTTTTTGTACTGATTGACCGATAGATCCTGTTCGCGCAAGATCAGGAAACTGATTCTGTAAGCCATCAAGTGTGGCGACTAAGTAATCATAATGATGATATTTATTAAAGTCATGAGTGGTGAAATCATCAATTGAATCGCGTTTTGTGATACTCGTACAGGCCGCTAATCCAATGAAAGAAAATACCATCCAAAATGTAAATCCTCCATATAAATCCATATTAAAATGGTTTgcttattattgtattttatactTATAACATAATTACAGATATTGTGTGAATACagctaaaatgaaaaatattaactGAAAAAATTAGTAGGAAAATAAACTGATGTTCTATTTATCAACAGAGAAAACAAATAAACTACTCGAGTAAACAGTAAGTTCTCTAATTTCAAGATGACCCCACACAGATATCTCTGAAGCGAGGGTGTCTGGCACTGGTCAGTTTGTgtcatgcttgtctcaataataatctaccGTAAATTAATCGCAACTGTCACATGACTAAACTTGCGATTTTTGCTGAAAACTCTTAAATGCTACGGTAACTTTTTTTCAGTATATCGAATTATTTTTTCTGAGAAATTCAATGGTAACATTTTTAGATTGAACTTCCTTTCAGTTTATTGCACAAAGCTATGGAGGCCCAGACTGTCATACATTAAGGAGGGGTTTGAACTCActgttataatttatttattttttgttctgaAGTAAGTAGGTACAAAAgtatgacaaaaaataaatcaagattttttttttcactgttatattgaggcagctcctgccacgaacgtaccGCGCCGTCTCTTGCTATGGTTTTATGGCGGTATTATcggtatatttacaaagtcatgtacaatattttagtttatcatgcggaattatatctacttaaacctaaACCTATCCCCAAATACATCAAAATTGTTTTCATAAGAAAAGTGTttcaacttacccaatatttatcaccatcaggggcagccctgctattacagccgacatgccgTGGTTATGGCAGCAAAATTGGTGGTACACAAACCAATAGCGAGCTGCTGTGATTACGGCAGCTAAACAGTCAGTTGCCGTGGGTTTGgtcatagcggccatggtttgaaAATcctgccatggttttgcggcagatctagacgccacaaaatacttgaaactgtaCTTGGTGATGTTTGATGTCTTTTATTTGGGGGCTATACTTGGAATCGAAGAACTATGCCATACAGTACTGATATGTGTCAAATACTTTCGATATACACAAATGGTGGGTGGTAAATAACTGGGCTGTCTTATCGTCAGAAAATCTGTACCTAGAACATTTTGCTTTCACCAATATTTTGCTGTGCCTGTGTTTTCTGTTTACCGTAACTAAACAATTACACTCTTTTTTGCTCTCTGTGAGTTGCGAGCGTTTAAATTAATCATTTTCAAATGCATTGACTACAGGACTATAATTGTTACAGATGCCATTCTCAGATAACAGGCAACCCCCTCAGGCAGTCAGGCATAATTTTAAGTAATTATTCCTCACAAAAGCTGCAAAGTTCGAATATGGGTGCCAACGAGCGtctaatatattaaaaatatttctccaTCTGTGGAGTAAGAGTGGataaatcgaaaccgcagtttctgtttcggggaatcccctaactttcgatcgataagtcttcggtctctgaccgatattctttatatatttgttattatGTGTGTCATTTTTGGTGAACAAGCACATGCATTACACGTTATAAACTTTATTCTTAAGTTTTGCTCGTTTTCCAGGCATTTCTGTAATATGATTTCTTTTACCGAGTGTTGCGTTTTCAGAATGACAacataaatcaataaattctgaAATGGTATTACattggggtctcgtgtagtttcgtacctaatgtacttctagtaggcgtagcataacaattttttgatatgtcaatcctaacccccatctgactaagccatccaaaaattacgtcactacgacatcacaatcacgtcatagagcttgccaaatattcgtacgatcgcccgaaatggcattggcgctgacgataaagaactgactgaagttatcgatctctctcctattggaaccGTTGCGACGAggaaacgagagaaataactgttcgattttgggtgctcgtttgcgcgtcttgtaCGGCAGTtcatatagtttgaagggctccattacgtcactgtgacgtcgtaatgatgtaatttttggatggtgtagtcaggtgggggttaggattgatacgtgaaaaaattgtcatgctacgcccactagaagtatgttaggttcgaaactacatgagacccttATATTGTGTAATAAGGTGAAAGACAGATAATTTCATTTTAAGCCCTTGTACCAAAGTGCTTCCTATCTGGCCATTACAGGGCTGCCACTTTTGCCTGACTAAAAACATCTAGATTGACCTCGAAAAACATCTAGGAAGTcattgaatttaatgaaaattaaCAAAACAGGAGCATACAAAGTTTATTGTTTTACATAAAACAGTAATATTGGATGTCGAAGAAGCTAACATCATAACCTAGAATTCAATTCCAACCCGTAGAACTCACAAAGAGCTTTGTCCTTATCATCTGAATGGGCAATCCACTTTGGCATTTCGATAGGTTGATGTGTAAAGAGAGACAAATTCAATATCACTTATAGATTCAAAtaactttataattttaaaatcttgaaGTACAGGAGTAAGCAACTTGAACAACACAAGTTattcgggtctggtatagtttagtatcGGTACCACATGTAtttctagttgacctggctcaacaatttttgcatatgtcaatcctaacccccacctgactacgtcaccgaaaaattacgtcatttcgacgccACAGTGGCGtcataaggcccaccgaagtatgcggatggtcgtccaaaacgcgcagaagatcacccgaaatcgagcaagcaatttctctcgttttctcgtcacaacgatcacgataggagagagatcgccggctttagcaagttcgttatcggcggcacATATGACATTTCGGCCTTTTTCGGgtgatcgtaattatactttggcaatccctatgacttGATGGTGtcgtcgtagtgacataatttttggatggcatagtcaggtgggggttaagaatagcatatgcaaaattcgttatgctgcgcccaccggaagtacttgtggtactaaactatactagacccagtTATTCTCACCCCTTGCAGTCTTGGCAACAATGCAATACTAAGCACTGACTGATCGAACCAACGTCGTCTTTTCTATTTAACGTTAATTCGAACATCACATGTTTAAttcattatttaaatattttaattagatATGGATGGTACCGTAGCGGTGGACGAATACAATATAAATGAGTTTTATCAATCTTACATCAATTCttctaaatactgaaataatattcattcacctattacagtattatacacATCTCTTTATTTATTTCCCACTGAATAATACTTcgaactttgaaaaaaaaaatatctagattttttatagctaacatctaggctccaaattttacatctagatcttgaaaaaaacatctaGATCTAGATATAAAACATCTAGAGTGGCAGCCCTGCTggccaataaaaaaaataaattccagTTTTGCACTCTCAACTAGTCTACCTAAACATTGGAGTGGCGTCTGAACATTGAAGTCCGTGGTTGGTGCAGCCAGGCATCCGTGCATTGCTAAATTCTCCCTTGACATAAATCAGTAAATCCTATACCTAATAATTATCcactattttattaaatttatctcGAATTTTCGTCATGTTTGTTCGCCTTCCAGCATTTGGTGCCGTTAACTTTGTACCATGGCGTTACAACTAAGTTTATTACAAATTGACGGCCGCAGCCATCAGATAAAACTGTGAAACGCAGCCAGCGGAAACCCAGAAAGCCGATCTGGCCGCAAATTTTTCACTGAAGAACAACATGTGACGTCAGGAACAGATGATTCATAGCCAATCATCCAGAACGGCGACGTAACACGTTGAAAGTGAGAGAACTTTTTTGCAACAACGAGGGCTCAATTATCGGACACGTAAGTTATAAATCGTTTTTATATTTGGACACGTGAGtgtacctatggatcgttttgatattatgttgttgttcttgtcgACGTTCTTTTTCTTCGTCGCGATAAAATCGctttttctcttcgaatactggaccaattgttttgaaattttcagtggttgagaattgattttttctctagaaggctataacttttatttgtccctaaattttctataaatccTAGGAGGTCTAAtgtttcatccaaaattgcgctgtattacattttaattatgggaacacggtttttaatccgccaagtgTGATGAGTGACTGTGCGCGGCGGAGTGACTCAACGgactaagcgttaggaatacgctcgccaccgcacctctaattactctgcgtgggttcgcaggttcgaatcccacgc from Styela clava chromosome 14, kaStyClav1.hap1.2, whole genome shotgun sequence encodes:
- the LOC120331015 gene encoding carboxypeptidase D-like, with protein sequence MDLYGGFTFWMVFSFIGLAACTSITKRDSIDDFTTHDFNKYHHYDYLVATLDGLQNQFPDLARTGSIGQSVQKRELMYIEISKNVVQESPGRPKVKLVGNMHGDETIGREILIYLAQHLLGKYETDDRTKYIVDNVRLFIMPSLNPDGFELAIEGSCTSRYKGRENANSADLNRNFPDQFDTPVGAKKRKQSRQPETTAMIDWILKNFFVLSANFHAGSEVASYPFDDSADHSYRHESQAPDDIFFRYMARTYADKHLTMSKPGQKCGTDQFENGITNGAKWYDVPGGMEDFNYLQGNCFEITLELTCCKYPMASELQREWGKNKEALLSFVELIKSGIWGFVIDGETGEKLQNVIVEVVGIEKNITTAEHGDFWRLLIPGFYDLKFHREGYKSSEPIPMIVVQGTPSRMNVSLYKENSSFEENSEVLPTTSSGEEMISVSLDEDTDLYNEGKTKTIVVSPDISTPSSATTEPVNEESKLNEIVDIVGNIESQLEFQYHDHEALTKFLTIYSQLFPSITRLYSIGESVQGRELWVLEISDNPGVHEPGEPEFKYIGNMHGNEVVGREILLNLITYLCYGYGDDKKVTDIVDNTRIHIMPTMNPDGFEIAQEGDIEGTKGRENANKVDLNRNFPDQYYPNRIRDPEVETVAIMKWLKSYPFVLSANLHGGSLVANYPYDDLPNRGQRRGDHGYSKSPDDNIFIHLAKVYSQAHRTMHNGKPCVDLFPGETFDEGITNGADWYSVAGGMQDWNYVNTNCFEITLELGCMKYPWHKDLETYWKDNRNALVDFMDEVHKGVTGFVFDTKGVPISNAVILVHGIKHNVTTAKDGDFWRLLVPGDYKLTASKDGYIARSFDVKVTSDYAVVQNFTLLKEGETPILPNENPNPPQNGSMEISVGGIVWSTKDQGYIFGISKVLIITVGVAIIAMAICIFFVVRLNYQRHDYTKVDQGFHRINKTLDEYSDQVPIPESNSMLADKDRVYQEVYHDESSSEGEEDVIFAPKTV